From a single Anomalospiza imberbis isolate Cuckoo-Finch-1a 21T00152 chromosome 16, ASM3175350v1, whole genome shotgun sequence genomic region:
- the FBXL16 gene encoding F-box/LRR-repeat protein 16 — protein MSNPRNGDTKPPCLPRNGLVKIPTQPNGLGSASITKGTPAVKNRLCQPSSVPAILSPALAHRSDLPIPSLASPLSLATLASVSSPPSASLVGLNASEGSEQPSPERLPGSPSERQLAVDEKILNRLFWYFSACEKCVLAQVCKAWRRVLYQPKFWVGLTPVLHTKELYNILPGGEKEFVSLQGFAVRGFDGFCLVGVSDLDICEFIDNYPLSKKGVKSMSLKRSTITDAGLEVMLEQMQGVVRLELSGCNDFTEAGLWSSLNARITALSVSDCINVADDAIAAISQLLPNLTELNLQAYHVTDTALAYFTAKQGYTTHTLRLNSCWEITNHGVVNMVHSLPNLSVLSLSGCSKVTDDGVELVAENLRKLRSLDLSWCPRITDMALEYIACDLHKLEELVLDRCVRITDTGLSYLSTMSSLRSLYLRWCCQVQDFGLKHLLGMGSLRLLSLAGCPLLTTTGLSGLVQLQELEELELTNCPGATPELFKYFSQHLPCCMVIE, from the exons ATGTCGAACCCGAGAAACGGCGACACCAAGCCCCCATGTTTGCCCCGCAATGGACTGGTGAAGATCCCCACACAACCCAACGGCCTCGGCTCCGCCAGCATCACCAAAGGCACCCCTGCCGTGAAAAACCGCCTGTGCCAGCCTTCCTCCGTGCCTGCCATCCTCAGCCCGGCCTTAGCCCACCGCAGCGAcctgcccatccccagcctggcctcccCGCTCTCCTTGGCCACCCTGGCCAGCGtctcctcccctcccagcgCTTCCTTGGTGGGACTGAACGCGAGCGAAGGCTCGGAGCAGCCCTCTCCGGAGCGGCTGCCAGGCTCGCCCTCGGAAAGGCAGCTGGCTGTGGACGAGAAGATCCTCAACCGTTTGTTCTGGTACTTTTCGGCGTGCGAGAAGTGCGTGCTGGCGCAGGTGTGCAAGGCATGGCGGCGGGTGCTCTACCAGCCCAAGTTCTGGGTGGGCTTGACGCCCGTCCTGCACACCAAAGAGCTCTACAACATCCTGCCCGGTGGAGAGAAGGAGTTCGTCAGCCTGCAGGGCTTCGCCGTCCGCGGCTTCGACGGCTTCTGCCTCGTGGGCGTCTCTGACCTGGACATTTGTGAGTTCATTGACAACTACCCCCTCTCCAAGAAGGGGGTCAAGTCCATGAGCCTTAAGAGGTCGACCATCACAGATGCAGGGTTGGAG GTGATGCTGGAGCAGATGCAGGGCGTGGTGCGGCTGGAGCTGTCGGGCTGCAACGACTTCACGGAGGCCGGGCTGTGGTCCAGCCTCAACGCCCGCATCACGGCGCTGAGCGTCAGCGACTGCATCAACGTGGCCGACGACGCCATCGCCGCCATCTCGCAGCTCCTGCCCAACCTCACCGAGCTCAACCTGCAAGCCTACCACGTGACGGACACGGCGCTCGCCTACTTCACCGCCAAGCAGGGCTACACCACCCACACCCTGCGCCTCAACTCCTGCTGGGAGATCACCAACCACGGCGTGGTCAACATGGTCCACAGCCTGCCCAACCTGAGCGTCCTCAGCCTCTCGGGCTGCTCCAAGGTGACGGATGACGGTGTGGAGCTGGTGGCCGAGAACCTGCGGAAGCTGCGCAGCCTCGACCTGTCCTGGTGCCCCCGCATCACCGACATGGCCCTGGAGTACATCGCCTGCGACCTGCACaagctggaggagctggtgcTCGACAG GTGCGTGCGGATCACCGACACCGGCCTCAGCTACCTGTCCACCATGTCATCCCTGCGGAGCCTCTACCTGCGCTGGTGCTGCCAG GTGCAGGATTTTGGCCTGAAGCACCTCCTGGGCATGGGCAGCCTGCGCCTCCTCTCGCTGGCTG